In one Methanobrevibacter arboriphilus genomic region, the following are encoded:
- a CDS encoding A24 family peptidase C-terminal domain-containing protein: MESLCKFYSKNIINFKKRTLDNIRGKQLKSYNKILRMIIFIFIYVFLVFSLFRFGIIKNENLFYVVFFGVFFSLISKFTSEILLKFKKIVKYGSKKQIKIEYLKEGMIIDKLVINSFNLNNMSSDVNLEYFLIKFNLKNEKNFYNISFKKNKNKYILTSKTAAGLSKQDLLLIKKLFNNDMIFNTVYIKLGLPFAPSIFIGLIFSIFIGDLSSILFKIINLFA, from the coding sequence ATGGAAAGTTTATGTAAATTTTATTCTAAAAATATTATAAATTTTAAAAAAAGGACTTTGGATAATATCAGGGGTAAACAATTAAAATCATATAATAAAATATTAAGAATGATAATATTCATTTTTATTTATGTATTTTTAGTTTTTTCATTATTTAGATTTGGAATTATTAAAAATGAAAATCTTTTTTATGTTGTATTTTTTGGAGTATTTTTCAGCTTAATTTCAAAATTTACAAGTGAAATATTACTTAAATTTAAAAAGATTGTCAAATATGGGTCAAAAAAACAAATTAAAATTGAATATCTCAAAGAAGGGATGATTATTGATAAATTAGTAATAAATTCTTTTAATTTAAACAATATGTCCTCTGATGTTAATTTAGAATATTTTTTGATTAAATTTAATCTTAAAAATGAAAAAAATTTTTATAATATTAGTTTTAAAAAGAATAAAAATAAGTATATATTAACTTCAAAAACTGCTGCAGGACTATCAAAACAAGATTTACTATTGATTAAAAAATTATTTAATAATGATATGATTTTTAATACAGTTTACATTAAATTAGGCCTTCCTTTTGCACCATCAATATTTATAGGACTTATTTTTAGTATTTTTATTGGCGATTTATCATCGATTTTATTTAAAATAATAAATTTATTTGCTTAA
- a CDS encoding ABC transporter ATP-binding protein: MSIKIKNINKKFKTNEKEIIALNNINLEIEDNELICILGPSGCGKTTLLRLIGGLEKSESGEIIENGELVEKPSRERGFVFQQYSLFPWLNVLDNVMFGLEIAGHPKEENIRRAKKYLEAVGLEGAEELYPHELSGGMKQRVAIIRSLVNKTKTLLMDEPFSALDMQNRHKLQEELIRIWNKTNNTIVFVTHDVDEAVFLSDRIVIMSKDPGEIKEIFENNLPRPRKREIEEFIEIQNLVIEILDN; encoded by the coding sequence ATGTCAATTAAAATAAAAAACATCAACAAGAAATTCAAAACAAATGAAAAAGAGATTATAGCACTAAACAATATAAATCTCGAAATTGAAGATAATGAGTTAATTTGTATTCTTGGTCCATCTGGCTGTGGAAAAACTACTTTACTTCGTTTAATTGGAGGACTTGAAAAGTCTGAAAGTGGGGAGATAATAGAAAATGGAGAGTTAGTTGAAAAACCATCAAGAGAACGAGGATTTGTTTTTCAACAATATTCATTATTTCCTTGGTTAAATGTATTAGATAATGTAATGTTTGGTTTAGAGATAGCTGGACATCCAAAAGAAGAAAATATTAGGAGAGCTAAGAAATACTTAGAAGCTGTAGGATTAGAAGGTGCAGAAGAGTTATATCCTCACGAACTTTCTGGTGGAATGAAACAAAGAGTAGCAATTATAAGATCTCTTGTTAATAAAACAAAGACATTATTAATGGATGAACCTTTTTCAGCTTTAGATATGCAAAATAGACATAAATTACAGGAAGAACTTATTAGAATATGGAATAAAACAAATAATACAATTGTTTTTGTTACTCATGATGTTGATGAAGCTGTTTTTCTTTCAGATAGGATTGTGATTATGAGTAAAGATCCTGGAGAAATAAAAGAAATTTTTGAAAATAATTTACCAAGACCAAGAAAAAGAGAAATAGAAGAATTTATTGAAATTCAAAATTTAGTCATAGAGATACTTGACAATTAA
- a CDS encoding ABC transporter substrate-binding protein, translating to MDNKYIVLIIAIVIVLVGAGAYLYANSSDPDTVNIGYLPSDHHAALLIAEAEKKYESKGVKVNLVKFDNGGNLMTAMANGEVDVGYVGITPALSSISKGVPVKIVSSVQEEGSGIVVPDDSGISNVSDLKDKKVATPDPSSIQYMLLLYALKEANLDKNDLTISSLKSPQLVDAIKTKKLDGIVAFEPFVTQAVLNANGTEIASSNDILPEHPCCVIVAREDFITNHEDKLKTILDIHNETTEYILKNPEEAATKLPADQFDVNVEKVAMKNIKFTSGLSDDYKNKVKDFMNIEIDLGLIEKALDINKIFQTI from the coding sequence ATGGATAATAAATATATAGTATTAATAATTGCAATAGTTATAGTACTAGTTGGAGCAGGAGCATATCTTTATGCTAATTCATCTGATCCTGATACTGTTAACATTGGATATTTGCCATCAGATCATCATGCTGCATTGTTAATAGCTGAAGCTGAGAAAAAATATGAATCCAAGGGAGTCAAAGTTAACCTTGTTAAATTTGATAATGGTGGTAATTTAATGACTGCTATGGCAAATGGTGAAGTTGATGTAGGTTATGTAGGTATAACTCCAGCATTATCCTCAATATCAAAAGGAGTTCCTGTTAAAATTGTCTCATCTGTTCAAGAGGAAGGAAGTGGAATTGTTGTTCCTGATGATTCAGGTATATCTAATGTATCTGATTTAAAAGATAAAAAAGTAGCTACTCCAGATCCAAGTTCAATACAATATATGCTTCTTTTATATGCTCTTAAAGAAGCAAACTTAGATAAAAATGATTTAACTATTTCATCTCTAAAGTCTCCACAATTAGTAGATGCTATAAAAACTAAAAAACTTGATGGAATTGTAGCTTTTGAGCCATTTGTAACTCAAGCTGTTTTAAATGCTAATGGAACTGAAATTGCTTCCTCTAATGATATTTTACCAGAACACCCTTGTTGTGTAATAGTTGCAAGAGAAGATTTTATTACAAACCATGAGGATAAACTTAAAACAATATTAGATATTCATAATGAAACAACCGAATATATTTTAAAAAATCCTGAAGAGGCAGCTACTAAATTACCAGCAGACCAATTTGATGTTAATGTTGAAAAGGTAGCTATGAAAAATATAAAATTCACTTCTGGTTTAAGTGACGATTATAAAAACAAAGTTAAAGACTTTATGAATATAGAAATTGATTTAGGTTTAATAGAAAAAGCTTTAGACATTAATAAAATATTTCAAACTATATAA
- a CDS encoding GMC family oxidoreductase N-terminal domain-containing protein has protein sequence MVLIVGSGVGGAILAMELSKANIPVTIVEKGPFCDVADSYKYYDEIDDYLDLSKTTCVGGSSVVAAGNGVRLLEDELKEYNVDISKELDEVEELLDIHQMDDSHFGEGTKKFIEAANSIGLPVIKMPKFIREEDCIQCGKCAWGCPSNAKWSSQDFIKIAIENGAELIDETEVTEIVTEEDSVKGVKVKKSNGNEEIIESDTVILAAGAIDSAIILQKLGLKAGEKLFVDPFVTVGGVIKDINYYKEVTMNALVIGGNFVLAPHYSIILNKNINNENISDNNRDNIDDNAGDNNINNDNIKKGDILSIMVKIPDDNHGKIVDGEVIKENTIKDVRFIAEGAATAGAILVKAGVDPNTIVSTHLRGAHPGGTAAIGDIVDTNLETEYNGLFVSDASVIPEAPGAPPIIAILALSKRLSKYLINKQ, from the coding sequence ATGGTACTAATTGTTGGGTCTGGTGTAGGAGGAGCAATATTAGCAATGGAGTTATCAAAAGCTAATATTCCAGTAACTATTGTTGAAAAAGGACCATTTTGTGATGTTGCTGATTCATATAAATATTATGATGAAATTGATGATTATTTAGATCTTTCAAAAACAACTTGTGTTGGAGGATCCAGTGTTGTAGCAGCTGGAAACGGCGTTAGGCTACTTGAAGATGAATTAAAAGAATATAATGTTGATATCTCAAAAGAACTTGATGAAGTAGAAGAATTATTAGATATTCACCAAATGGATGATTCTCACTTTGGTGAAGGTACAAAAAAATTTATTGAAGCTGCAAATTCTATTGGTCTTCCAGTTATAAAAATGCCCAAATTCATAAGAGAAGAAGATTGTATTCAATGTGGAAAGTGTGCATGGGGTTGTCCAAGCAATGCAAAATGGTCTTCACAAGATTTCATTAAGATAGCTATTGAAAATGGAGCAGAATTAATAGATGAAACTGAAGTTACTGAAATAGTTACTGAGGAAGATTCTGTAAAAGGAGTTAAAGTTAAAAAATCAAACGGTAATGAAGAAATTATTGAATCTGATACTGTTATTTTGGCTGCTGGAGCTATTGACTCTGCAATTATTCTTCAAAAGTTAGGTTTAAAAGCTGGAGAAAAATTATTTGTTGATCCTTTTGTTACTGTTGGAGGAGTTATTAAAGACATTAACTATTATAAAGAAGTAACTATGAATGCATTGGTTATTGGAGGAAACTTTGTTCTTGCTCCTCATTATTCTATTATTTTAAATAAAAATATTAATAATGAAAATATTAGTGATAATAATAGGGATAATATTGATGATAATGCTGGTGATAATAATATTAATAATGATAATATTAAAAAAGGAGATATATTAAGTATTATGGTTAAGATTCCTGATGATAATCATGGCAAAATTGTAGACGGAGAAGTTATAAAAGAAAATACAATTAAAGATGTTAGATTTATTGCTGAAGGAGCAGCTACTGCCGGTGCAATTTTAGTAAAAGCTGGTGTAGATCCAAATACTATAGTTTCGACACATTTAAGAGGAGCTCATCCTGGTGGAACAGCTGCTATTGGAGATATTGTTGACACTAATCTCGAAACAGAGTATAATGGTTTATTCGTTTCTGATGCCAGTGTTATTCCTGAAGCTCCTGGAGCTCCTCCAATAATAGCTATTTTAGCATTGTCTAAAAGATTATCTAAATATTTGATAAACAAACAGTAA
- the hdrC gene encoding ferredoxin:CoB-CoM heterodisulfide reductase subunit HdrC encodes MNYENDKNDDKYSINLSKEILNSIEAPKDLGLLKCIQCGMCTSLCPAAAHTDYNPRDLIAKILNNDESIIEDDKIWNCFYCYTCQSVCPVKNSACLANQVIRQIAIDRGIAKEKIKPFVTYGETFLDIGIGGMPKSFFMDLNKDIDGWLDLKTDLDKIREELSLGPVKMPKKSIEEVNLLLKKAKFHKRMEKMKSE; translated from the coding sequence ATGAATTATGAAAATGACAAGAATGATGATAAATATTCAATAAATCTTTCAAAGGAGATATTAAACTCTATCGAAGCTCCTAAAGATTTAGGACTACTTAAATGTATTCAATGTGGTATGTGTACATCATTATGTCCTGCTGCTGCACACACAGATTATAATCCTCGTGATCTAATAGCTAAAATCCTTAATAATGATGAAAGTATAATTGAAGATGATAAAATATGGAATTGTTTTTATTGTTATACTTGCCAAAGTGTATGTCCAGTTAAAAATAGTGCTTGTTTAGCTAATCAAGTTATTAGACAAATTGCTATTGATAGAGGAATAGCTAAAGAAAAAATAAAACCATTTGTAACATATGGGGAGACTTTTTTAGATATTGGAATTGGTGGAATGCCTAAAAGCTTTTTCATGGACTTAAACAAGGATATTGATGGTTGGTTAGATTTAAAAACTGATCTTGATAAAATAAGAGAAGAACTTTCTTTAGGTCCTGTGAAAATGCCTAAAAAATCAATTGAAGAGGTCAATTTATTACTTAAAAAAGCAAAATTTCATAAGAGAATGGAAAAGATGAAAAGTGAGTAA
- a CDS encoding ABC transporter permease, which yields MNKKVLSLIIPVTLIIIWFLITMVFKVFPDYIIPTPLDVLNAGYNLIITGQLLDDTINTLFKVLLGIILATIVAVPLGLILGWSERLEAMSELIVSILRPIPPVAWIPFSLLWFGIGIAPAVFIIFMGCIFPILVYTIDGVKRTDKVLIEAGQTLGANDFQILSKVIFPSSFPTIVTGLKVAFGIDLMCTVSAEMVGSTSGLGQMIMTASTLSNTGDIVIGMLAIGIIGLVFDRLFIHAQRKIFW from the coding sequence TTGAATAAAAAAGTTCTTTCATTAATAATTCCAGTAACTTTAATAATCATATGGTTTTTAATCACAATGGTTTTTAAAGTATTTCCAGATTATATAATACCTACTCCATTAGATGTATTAAATGCTGGATACAACCTGATAATCACAGGTCAGTTACTAGATGACACAATAAATACATTATTTAAGGTTTTATTAGGGATAATATTAGCTACAATAGTAGCTGTTCCATTAGGTCTAATTTTAGGATGGTCTGAAAGATTAGAAGCTATGTCAGAATTAATAGTTAGTATTCTAAGACCTATTCCTCCAGTAGCATGGATACCATTTTCACTTTTATGGTTTGGTATTGGAATAGCTCCAGCAGTGTTTATTATATTTATGGGTTGTATATTTCCTATCCTTGTTTACACAATTGATGGCGTAAAAAGAACTGATAAAGTTTTAATAGAAGCAGGACAAACATTAGGAGCTAATGACTTTCAGATTCTTAGTAAAGTTATTTTTCCTTCATCCTTTCCAACCATAGTTACAGGATTAAAAGTTGCATTTGGAATTGATTTAATGTGTACAGTTTCTGCTGAGATGGTTGGATCAACATCTGGTTTAGGTCAAATGATTATGACTGCATCTACCTTATCTAATACTGGAGATATCGTTATTGGTATGTTAGCTATTGGTATTATTGGATTAGTATTTGATAGGCTTTTTATTCATGCTCAAAGGAAAATATTTTGGTAA
- a CDS encoding methanogenesis marker 16 metalloprotein gives MSKRSLDDINEKIKKGEANVFTAQELKEAIKNEEDIKFDDVDVVTTGTCGIMSGTAAIFHIGVTEPGVFQKAKSVYLNGVPAFPGPCPNELLGSIDVIAYGTEHSVRDHEYGGGFLFKDILSGKDIDVEVESIDGQKFETTVNIEDIPRAQIIGVRMAFRNYTAFVNPKNDIVNSIFNGIPMEGSLDQLSFSGCGDLNPLQNDVSGNIIKEGTKILFNGGPGVVLGSGTRSSDAKPNLMLTADMLQMSSEYIGGFKTGAGPEIYDSVAIPIPILNEEIFNDVKILNSDIPLVIADIHGRHLPLTETSYDKVWEGYDERPTFNSSNFNKDDNAEIQKSCPTNAINDNGTIDLDKCFGCGLCVYLNKNDTYTMNLGSVDVEIENKNHNIPITCRQSDIQRGKKISSKLKQLIIDKEFDL, from the coding sequence TTGTCAAAAAGAAGCTTAGATGATATTAATGAAAAAATAAAAAAGGGTGAAGCAAATGTATTCACTGCTCAGGAATTAAAAGAAGCTATTAAAAACGAAGAAGATATAAAGTTTGATGATGTTGATGTTGTAACAACTGGTACCTGTGGTATAATGTCTGGTACTGCTGCAATATTTCATATTGGAGTTACAGAACCTGGAGTTTTTCAAAAAGCTAAAAGTGTATATCTTAATGGTGTTCCTGCTTTTCCCGGACCATGTCCTAATGAGCTTTTAGGTTCAATAGATGTTATAGCATATGGAACAGAACATAGTGTAAGAGATCATGAATATGGTGGAGGATTTTTATTTAAAGATATTTTAAGTGGAAAAGATATTGATGTAGAAGTAGAATCAATAGATGGTCAAAAATTCGAAACTACTGTGAACATTGAAGATATCCCTAGAGCACAAATAATAGGAGTTAGAATGGCTTTTAGAAATTATACTGCTTTTGTAAATCCTAAAAATGATATTGTCAACTCAATTTTTAATGGAATACCAATGGAAGGGAGCTTAGATCAGCTTTCATTCTCAGGATGTGGTGATTTAAATCCTTTACAAAATGATGTAAGTGGAAATATAATAAAAGAAGGTACTAAAATATTGTTTAATGGAGGTCCTGGAGTAGTCTTAGGTTCTGGAACTAGGAGTTCTGATGCTAAACCAAATCTCATGTTAACTGCAGATATGCTTCAAATGTCTTCAGAATATATTGGAGGATTTAAAACTGGAGCTGGACCTGAAATATATGACTCAGTAGCTATACCAATACCTATACTAAATGAAGAAATTTTCAATGATGTTAAAATATTAAACAGTGATATCCCTCTTGTAATAGCTGATATCCATGGAAGGCATTTACCTTTAACAGAAACTAGTTATGATAAAGTATGGGAAGGATATGATGAGCGACCTACTTTTAATTCAAGTAATTTTAATAAAGATGATAATGCTGAAATTCAAAAATCTTGTCCAACAAATGCAATCAATGATAATGGAACAATTGATCTTGATAAGTGTTTTGGTTGTGGATTATGTGTATATCTTAATAAAAATGACACATACACAATGAATTTAGGTTCAGTTGATGTTGAAATTGAAAATAAAAATCATAATATACCTATTACCTGCAGACAATCAGATATTCAAAGAGGTAAAAAGATCTCATCTAAATTGAAACAATTAATAATTGATAAAGAGTTTGATTTATAA
- a CDS encoding TIGR00289 family protein: MNSAVLFSGGKDSTMACYEAIKNGDSISYLLSMESENDESYMFHIPNIHLTELIAEAMDIPIIKANTKGLKEEELVDLKENLEILKNKGVEAIYTGALFSVYQKSRIDKICEDLGLNSISPLWNVDEEEYMKRIVDLGFEVIITGVFAYGLDESWLGRKIDYNAIDELNEIKDKYKINIAFEGGEAETLVVDGPIFKKRIEIEDAEKIWNNDNGIFHVKKAYLIDK, translated from the coding sequence ATGAATTCAGCAGTTTTATTTTCTGGAGGAAAGGATAGTACAATGGCTTGTTATGAAGCTATAAAAAACGGTGATAGTATTTCATATTTATTATCAATGGAATCTGAAAATGATGAATCATACATGTTTCATATACCTAATATCCATTTAACTGAATTAATTGCTGAAGCTATGGATATACCCATTATTAAAGCTAATACAAAAGGTTTAAAAGAAGAGGAACTTGTAGATCTTAAAGAAAACTTAGAAATTCTTAAAAATAAAGGTGTAGAAGCAATTTACACCGGTGCTCTTTTTTCAGTCTATCAGAAATCAAGAATTGATAAAATATGTGAAGATTTAGGATTAAATTCAATTTCACCTCTATGGAATGTTGATGAAGAAGAATATATGAAAAGGATAGTTGATTTAGGGTTTGAAGTGATAATAACCGGAGTTTTTGCTTATGGGCTTGATGAGTCATGGCTTGGCAGAAAAATTGATTATAATGCAATTGATGAATTAAATGAGATTAAAGACAAGTATAAAATAAATATTGCATTTGAAGGTGGAGAAGCAGAAACATTAGTTGTTGATGGACCAATTTTTAAAAAAAGAATAGAAATAGAAGATGCTGAAAAGATATGGAATAATGATAATGGAATCTTTCATGTTAAAAAAGCATATTTAATAGACAAATAG
- a CDS encoding HesA/MoeB/ThiF family protein codes for MPTRYIGMGYWEIISRQMSIVTKSQQTRFKEAEVTVIGCGGIGGSLIEQLARMGVGKINLIDKDIFDLSNLNRQLISGLETLGKEKSYSAKERVRNVNPYVEVNAFNEELNEENVEKVIGESDVVLDALDNLVTRVIVSRAAKKLKIPYVHGAIHGTMGQVSVFTPETKTYEEMFQLPSIDKELDENTIKDINSLNRGVPPVIGPTPNIVGCLEAFEAFKLITGVGEVTYSPKLLSFNILDLSSFDVIEL; via the coding sequence ATGCCAACAAGATATATAGGAATGGGATATTGGGAAATTATTAGTCGTCAAATGAGCATAGTAACAAAAAGCCAACAAACTAGATTCAAAGAAGCAGAAGTAACTGTAATTGGATGTGGAGGAATCGGAGGGTCCTTAATTGAACAACTAGCTCGTATGGGTGTAGGAAAAATTAATTTAATTGATAAAGATATTTTTGACCTTTCAAACCTAAATAGGCAGCTAATCAGTGGATTAGAAACATTAGGTAAAGAAAAAAGTTATTCTGCAAAAGAAAGAGTCAGAAATGTAAATCCTTATGTTGAAGTTAATGCATTTAATGAAGAATTAAATGAAGAAAATGTAGAAAAAGTCATAGGTGAGTCTGATGTAGTCTTAGATGCATTAGATAATTTAGTTACTCGTGTAATTGTAAGTAGAGCTGCTAAAAAACTCAAAATCCCTTATGTTCATGGAGCAATTCATGGGACAATGGGTCAAGTTTCTGTTTTTACTCCTGAAACAAAAACTTATGAAGAAATGTTTCAATTACCTTCAATCGATAAAGAATTAGATGAAAATACAATAAAAGATATTAATTCATTGAATAGGGGAGTTCCTCCAGTTATTGGTCCAACACCAAATATTGTGGGTTGTTTAGAAGCTTTTGAAGCATTTAAATTAATAACTGGGGTTGGTGAAGTCACTTACTCACCAAAACTTTTAAGTTTTAATATTTTAGATTTATCATCATTTGATGTAATAGAATTATAA
- the pyrG gene encoding glutamine hydrolyzing CTP synthase — MDVLTKYIIITGGVVSSIGKGITSASIGRILRSYGLKVGAIKIDPYLNWDSGTLNPYQHGEVFVTYDGMECDLDLGHYERFLDVELPGVSNITTGKVYQSVIEKEREGEFLGACVQIIPHITDEIKSMIRKTAGINDYDIILIELGGTVGDIESQPFLEALRQLRNEEGHDNVMFVHVTFIPYLNAAGEFKTKPTQHSTKELRSTGINPDMIVCRSQDPIDEDLKRKIAHFCDVDPNAVVNAPDASSIYEVPLTLDKENVGNFIANRIQLDVDTKSADLDEWKATVKSLQKKDPIVTIAIIGKYIELEDSYISIRESLLHAAAQIGIKLNLKYISSDVDDLDQEELKELDGILIPGGFGERGVEGKLDAVEYAIVNDVPIFGICLGMHSMVIQFARRNKMKNANSTEFDKDIHYPVIDLMEKQKEIKQMGGTMRLGSYDCKLIKDTKAYLSYKEDLIKERHRHRYEFNNEFRDELQEAGLVISGTSPDDFLVEIVELPDHPWFLGCQFHPEFKSRPNKAHPLFVSFMEAASNYSKNK, encoded by the coding sequence GTGGATGTTCTGACAAAATATATTATAATTACTGGTGGGGTTGTTAGTTCAATTGGAAAAGGAATTACTTCTGCATCTATTGGAAGAATTTTACGATCCTATGGTTTGAAAGTGGGAGCTATTAAAATTGATCCTTATTTAAACTGGGATTCTGGTACATTAAACCCTTATCAACATGGTGAAGTCTTTGTGACTTATGATGGAATGGAATGTGATCTTGATTTAGGTCATTATGAACGTTTTTTAGATGTTGAACTTCCAGGAGTTTCCAATATCACTACTGGTAAAGTTTATCAGTCAGTTATTGAAAAAGAAAGAGAAGGAGAATTTTTAGGAGCTTGTGTTCAGATAATTCCTCATATTACTGATGAAATTAAATCAATGATAAGAAAAACTGCAGGGATTAATGATTATGATATTATTTTGATTGAACTTGGTGGAACTGTTGGAGATATTGAAAGTCAGCCATTTTTAGAAGCTCTCAGACAACTTAGAAATGAAGAAGGTCATGATAATGTCATGTTTGTACATGTGACATTTATTCCTTACCTCAATGCTGCAGGTGAATTTAAAACAAAACCAACACAACATAGTACAAAAGAACTTCGTAGTACAGGTATAAATCCTGATATGATTGTTTGTAGAAGTCAAGATCCTATTGATGAAGATTTAAAACGAAAAATTGCTCATTTTTGTGATGTAGATCCTAATGCTGTTGTTAATGCTCCTGATGCCTCATCTATTTATGAAGTTCCATTAACTCTTGATAAAGAAAATGTTGGTAATTTCATAGCTAATAGGATACAATTGGATGTAGATACTAAATCTGCAGATTTAGATGAATGGAAAGCTACTGTTAAATCTCTCCAGAAAAAAGATCCTATTGTTACTATTGCTATAATTGGAAAATATATAGAGCTCGAAGATTCTTATATTAGTATTAGGGAATCTTTATTACATGCAGCAGCTCAAATTGGTATTAAATTAAATCTTAAATATATTAGTTCTGATGTCGATGATCTTGATCAAGAAGAATTGAAGGAACTTGATGGGATTCTCATTCCTGGAGGTTTTGGTGAAAGGGGTGTAGAAGGTAAGCTTGATGCTGTTGAATATGCAATAGTTAATGATGTTCCTATTTTTGGAATTTGTCTTGGAATGCACTCTATGGTAATACAATTTGCTAGAAGAAATAAAATGAAAAATGCAAATAGTACTGAATTTGATAAAGATATCCATTATCCTGTTATAGATCTCATGGAAAAACAAAAGGAGATTAAGCAAATGGGAGGAACTATGCGTTTAGGTTCTTATGATTGTAAACTTATTAAAGATACTAAGGCATATCTTTCATATAAGGAAGACCTCATAAAAGAACGTCATAGACATAGGTATGAGTTTAATAATGAATTTAGAGACGAACTTCAAGAAGCAGGCCTTGTTATTTCTGGTACTTCTCCTGATGATTTTCTTGTAGAAATTGTAGAACTTCCAGATCATCCTTGGTTTTTAGGTTGTCAGTTCCATCCTGAATTTAAATCACGTCCTAACAAAGCTCATCCGTTATTTGTGTCATTTATGGAAGCTGCATCTAATTATTCTAAAAATAAATAA
- the hdrB gene encoding ferredoxin:CoB-CoM heterodisulfide reductase subunit HdrB: protein MMDKIPDKNILLFKSCLVSTEYPGIESSTKYIFDKLNIDYTVDHEQSCCTGLGHYSDVFDQFSTTLIAARNFNLAKNIDKKNIVTMCATCYAINKKSSEILNENDDLREEINYIFNGCAFNEYEKGSVDTEKNILHVVDILYDKRDEISKNIVRDLSNIKIATHHACHYCKVSYDNILDGSRNPVLLDEIVKSCGIDTIGWYSEKRTTCGAGFRQRFVNKDLSLDVTEKKLLALKDEDVDILIHMCPNCHMQFDRYQPYIQKKLDLDFKVVHLNIAQFIALILGADPYKVVGIQTHTIPIEPFIEKLNKNDSKIKDKVEDSENEIST, encoded by the coding sequence ATTATGGATAAAATACCTGATAAAAATATTCTACTATTTAAAAGTTGTTTAGTTAGTACTGAATATCCGGGGATTGAATCTTCAACTAAATATATTTTTGATAAGTTAAACATTGATTATACTGTTGATCATGAACAATCTTGCTGTACAGGTCTTGGTCATTATAGTGATGTTTTTGATCAATTTTCTACAACATTAATAGCTGCTCGTAATTTCAATTTAGCTAAAAATATTGATAAAAAAAATATTGTGACTATGTGTGCAACTTGTTATGCTATAAATAAAAAATCCTCAGAAATATTAAATGAAAATGATGATTTAAGAGAAGAAATTAATTATATTTTTAATGGTTGTGCTTTTAATGAATATGAAAAAGGTTCTGTTGATACAGAAAAAAATATTCTCCATGTAGTTGATATTTTATATGATAAAAGAGATGAAATTAGTAAAAATATCGTGCGAGACTTATCAAATATTAAAATAGCTACCCATCATGCATGCCATTATTGTAAAGTGTCTTATGATAATATATTAGATGGATCTAGAAATCCAGTGTTACTTGATGAAATAGTAAAATCTTGTGGTATTGATACAATTGGATGGTATAGTGAAAAAAGAACTACTTGTGGTGCTGGTTTTCGCCAAAGATTTGTTAACAAAGATTTATCATTAGATGTAACTGAAAAGAAACTTTTAGCTTTAAAAGATGAAGATGTGGATATATTAATACACATGTGTCCAAATTGCCATATGCAGTTTGATAGATATCAACCATATATTCAAAAAAAATTAGATTTAGATTTTAAAGTGGTTCATCTAAACATTGCTCAATTTATTGCTTTAATTTTAGGTGCAGATCCATATAAAGTTGTTGGGATTCAAACTCATACTATCCCAATTGAACCATTCATTGAAAAGCTAAATAAAAATGATTCTAAAATTAAGGATAAAGTTGAAGATAGTGAAAATGAAATATCTACATAA
- a CDS encoding MoaD/ThiS family protein — translation MSFTLIFENKKEDKELTEEICVQDVLNDLDVSIESTVVKKNGEIVEEEAIIKEGDEVQIIQIVYGG, via the coding sequence ATGAGTTTTACATTAATATTTGAAAATAAAAAAGAAGACAAGGAACTTACTGAAGAAATTTGTGTTCAAGATGTTTTAAATGATCTTGATGTTTCTATTGAAAGTACTGTTGTTAAAAAAAATGGAGAAATAGTAGAAGAAGAAGCTATAATTAAAGAGGGAGATGAAGTCCAAATTATACAAATCGTTTATGGTGGATAA